TGGCTACTTCACCGCGCGTGGCTCCATCGACGACAAGGCGATGGCGTCGGCGTTCGTGTCGGTGCTGGGGCAGTTGAAGCAGGAAGGCTTCAAGCCGTCGCGCGACATCATCCTGGCGCTCACGTCCGACGAGGAGCGCGGCGACGTGCCCAGCAATGGCGCCGACTGGCTGGTGAAGAACAAGCCTGAACTGCTGAAGGCCGAGTTCGGCATCAACGAGGGCGGCGGCGGCGAGCTGCGCGACGGCAAGCCGGTGCTGCACCGCGTTCAGGTGGCCGAGAAGATGTACACGACCTACGAACTGGAAGTGCGCGACGTGGGCGGGCATAGCTCGGTGCCGACCAAGTCCAATCCTGTGTACGCGATGTCCGAGGCGCTGAGCCGCCTGGGTGCGTACCAGTTCCCGGTCAAGATGGCCGACGTGACGCAGACCTACTTCGCGCGCAGCGCTCCGCTGGCGAAGGGGCAGCTTGCCGAGGACATGCGCGAGGTTGGCACGGGCCGTCCGAGCCAGGCGGCGATCGACCGGCTGTCGGCCATTCCGTTCTACAACGCACAGCTTCGCACCACCTGTGTGGCGACCATGGTCAATGCGGGGCACGCCGAGAACGCGCTGCCGCAATCAGCCAAGGCCATCGTCAACTGTCGCATCCTGCCGCATGACGATCCGGCCGACATCGACCGCCAGCTCAAGTCGGCCCTCGGTAACGACAAGATCAGCGTGCGATACATCAACAAGCCGCTGGCCAGCCCGGCCTCTCCGCTAGACGGCGCGCTGATGAAGGAAGTCGACGCGCTGACCAAGCAGATGTGGGATGTGCCGGTGATTCCGGCCATGAGCACGGGCGCAACCGACAGCCGCTTCATGCGCAATGCCGGTATCCGGATGTACGGCGTTTCCGGCCTGTTCACCGAACCGTCGGACATGCGCGCGCATGGTCTGGACGAGCGCATCGAGATTGCGCGCCTGTACGATGGCCGCGAGTTTCTCTACCGTCTGGTGAAGCGGTTGTCGGAATAATTTCGTAAAACTGCGATTCCGCAAGGCATCGGCGGGCGTTGCGCACTACCATGCGTGGTAGCTGTGCATCGCCCACCGTACCTTTGGTTCAAGCCTGTTTTAGCCCGCCTCTGGTCGTGTATGACGCTGCCCGGCGGGCTGGCCGATTATCGCCCGAGACGTGGCCCCCCGCCTTGACCCTGTTTTGGCGACAGGTGTAACCTTTGTTCATTCTGCGAATTGGAGTTCGTATCGCGAACTCTATGGGAATCCGGTGAACAAGGCAGGAAATTACTGACGTTCGCTGGTATTCGCAGCAAGCATCTGCATGAAGCCGCAGCAAGATGGCTGACAAAACAACTGCAAGATTGTTGGACTGTCCTTGACGGACCACCGCGCACGGAGCGCGGGGACATCAGACAGGACGCCCGTCCAGCCACTGCCGGAGACAGCTTTGCGTGCCGCGCCCCTTTGCGGCCGGTCCCGGTATGCGCGCCGGACCCTTCCATACTGGAACGCAAGTGATCAACAAGCTATATGACTCGGTGGAATCGGCAATGGCCGACATCCACGATGGCGCCACGATCCTGATTGGCGGTTTCGGCCTGGCCGGCATGCCGGCGGAGCTGATCGACGCGCTGATCGCCCAGGGCGCGCGCGACCTGACCATCGTCAACAACAACGCCGGCAATGGCGACACGGGCCTGGCAGCGCTGCTCAAGGCCAAGCGTGTCCGCAAGATCATTTGCTCGTTCCCGCGCCAGGCGGACTCCTACGTATTCGACTCGCTGTTCCATGCCGGTGAAATCGAGCTGGAACTCGTGCCCCAGGGCAATCTGGCCGAGCGCATCCGCGCGGCCGGCGCCGGCATCGGCGGTTTCTTCACGCGCACGGCCTACGGCACGCCGCTGGCCGAAGGCAAGGAAACGCGCATCATCGACGGCCAGGGCTATGTGTTCGAAAAGCCGATCCACGCTGACTTCGCGCTGATCAAGGCCGAGACCGCCGACCGCTGGGGCAATCTGGTCTATCGCAAGACCGCCCGCAACTTCGGCCCGATCATGGCCATGGCTGCCAAGTGCCCGATCGTGCAGGTCAGCAACGTAGTGGAACTGGGCGAACTCGACCCCGAGCACATCATCACGCCGGGTCTGTTCGTCAAGCGCGTGGTCAAGGTTGCAAGCGCCGCCAAGCCGGCCAGCGCGGCCTGATCCGAATCGAGCGAAGAAGGAGAAACACATGCAACGCCTGACCCGCGACCAAATGGCCGCCCGCGTGGCCAAAGACATTCCGGACGGTGCCGTGGTGAACCTCGGCATCGGCCTGCCCACCCTGGTCGGCAATCAACTGCCGGCCGACCGTGAAATCCTGCTGCACAGCGAGAACGGCCTGCTCGGCATGGGCCCCGCTCCCGCGCCGGGCGAGGAAGACGGCGACCTGATCAACGCTGGCAAGCAGCCGGTGACGATCAAGCCGGGTGGCTCGTATTTCCACCACGCCGATTCGTTCGCGATGATGCGTGGCGGCCACCTCGACTTCTGCGTGCTGGGCGCGTTCCAGGTATCGGAGAAGGGTGACCTGGCCAACTGGCATACCGGCGCACCGGGCGCCATCCCCGCCGTGGGCGGTGCGATGGACCTGGCTATCGGCGCCAAGCAGGTGTTCGTGATGATGGAGCACCTGACCAAGCAGGGCGAAAGCAAGATCGTGTCCCAGTGCACCTATCCGCTGACCGGCATCGGCTGCGTCACGCGTGTCTACACGGACCTGGCCACGATCGATGTGACGCCGGACGGCCTGGTTGCCCGCGACCTCGTGGACGGCCTGTCGTTCGACGAACTGCAACGCCTGACCGGCGTGCCTCTCAAGCAGGCCGTAGCCGCCTGACCAACCACCAAGACGAGCGAGACAGAACATGAGCGAAGCATTCATCGTTGACGCCATCCGTACCCCCATCGGCCGTTACGCCGGCAGCCTGTCCGGCGTGCGCGCGGACGACCTGGGCGCCGTGCCCCTGAAGGCCCTGATGGCCCGTAACGCCAGCGTGGACTGGTCGGCGATCGACGACGTGATCTTTGGCAACGCCAACCAGGCCGGTGAAGACAACCGCAACGTTGCGCGCATGTCGGCCCTGCTGGCTGGCCTGCCGGACGCCGTTCCCGGCGCGACGATCAACCGCCTGTGCGGTTCGGGCATGGACGCCACCGGCACCGCCGCCCGCGCCATCAAGGCTGGTGAAGCCAACCTGATGATTTCCGGCGGCGTGGAAAGCATGAGCCGCGCCCCGTTCGTCATGGGCAAGGCCACCTCGGCCTTCTCGCGTGACGCGCAGATCTTCGACACGACCATCGGCTGGCGTTTCATCAACCCGGCGATGCGCGCCGCCTACGGCGTGGACTCGATGCCCGAGACCGCCGAGAACGTGGCGACCGACTACAAGATCGGCCGTGAAGACCAGGATCTGATGGCGCTGCGCAGCCAGGAGAAGGCATCGCGCGCGCAAGCCGACGGCACGCTGGCGCAGGAAATCACCCCGGTGACGATTCCGCAGAAGAAGGGCGACGCCATCGTGGTCGACCGCGACGAACATCCGCGTGCCACGAGCATGGAAGCGCTGGCCAAGCTGCGCGGCGTGG
This genomic interval from Cupriavidus metallidurans CH34 contains the following:
- a CDS encoding M20/M25/M40 family metallo-hydrolase, encoding MRIHRRPEAVRALVAAVLVTCAAGAVAQSLPASKAPPATLTPDQQRFHDIYKELVEINTTHSAGDSAQAARAMEKRLVEAGFSASDIQVFEPFPRKGNLVMRFKGTGARQPVLLLAHIDVVEAKREDWKTDPFQLQETNGYFTARGSIDDKAMASAFVSVLGQLKQEGFKPSRDIILALTSDEERGDVPSNGADWLVKNKPELLKAEFGINEGGGGELRDGKPVLHRVQVAEKMYTTYELEVRDVGGHSSVPTKSNPVYAMSEALSRLGAYQFPVKMADVTQTYFARSAPLAKGQLAEDMREVGTGRPSQAAIDRLSAIPFYNAQLRTTCVATMVNAGHAENALPQSAKAIVNCRILPHDDPADIDRQLKSALGNDKISVRYINKPLASPASPLDGALMKEVDALTKQMWDVPVIPAMSTGATDSRFMRNAGIRMYGVSGLFTEPSDMRAHGLDERIEIARLYDGREFLYRLVKRLSE
- a CDS encoding 3-oxoacid CoA-transferase subunit B, encoding MQRLTRDQMAARVAKDIPDGAVVNLGIGLPTLVGNQLPADREILLHSENGLLGMGPAPAPGEEDGDLINAGKQPVTIKPGGSYFHHADSFAMMRGGHLDFCVLGAFQVSEKGDLANWHTGAPGAIPAVGGAMDLAIGAKQVFVMMEHLTKQGESKIVSQCTYPLTGIGCVTRVYTDLATIDVTPDGLVARDLVDGLSFDELQRLTGVPLKQAVAA
- a CDS encoding 3-oxoacid CoA-transferase subunit A, which translates into the protein MINKLYDSVESAMADIHDGATILIGGFGLAGMPAELIDALIAQGARDLTIVNNNAGNGDTGLAALLKAKRVRKIICSFPRQADSYVFDSLFHAGEIELELVPQGNLAERIRAAGAGIGGFFTRTAYGTPLAEGKETRIIDGQGYVFEKPIHADFALIKAETADRWGNLVYRKTARNFGPIMAMAAKCPIVQVSNVVELGELDPEHIITPGLFVKRVVKVASAAKPASAA
- the pcaF gene encoding 3-oxoadipyl-CoA thiolase, encoding MSEAFIVDAIRTPIGRYAGSLSGVRADDLGAVPLKALMARNASVDWSAIDDVIFGNANQAGEDNRNVARMSALLAGLPDAVPGATINRLCGSGMDATGTAARAIKAGEANLMISGGVESMSRAPFVMGKATSAFSRDAQIFDTTIGWRFINPAMRAAYGVDSMPETAENVATDYKIGREDQDLMALRSQEKASRAQADGTLAQEITPVTIPQKKGDAIVVDRDEHPRATSMEALAKLRGVVRPDGTVTAGNASGVNDGACALLLASEAGLKQHGLKPRARIVGMATAGVAPRVMGIGPAPATQKLMKQLGMTLDQIDVIELNEAFAAQGLAVLRQLGIADDDKRVNPNGGAIALGHPLGMSGARLVTTAMYQLERTGGRFALCTMCIGVGQGIAMVIERV